The Enterobacter asburiae sequence ATAGACCCGAATGAGGGCTATCAGGACCCGTGAGCCAGGCGACAGTGGCGGCGCCATAATTTTTCCAACGCTTCCGAGAGAGCACGGTTATCGAGGTCGGCAACCCCCTTTTTAGCCACCACCACGAAATCCATAGAAGGCAGTTCGTGCTGACGTAAACGGAAGCTTTCACGCGTCAGACGTTTAATCCGGTTGCGTTCATGCGCACGCTTAACGTTTTTCTTAGCGACTGTGAGACCGATGCGGGGATGCCCCAGCGAATTTTGGCGGCCGAGGATGGTGATTTGCGGCGTGCCAGCCCGTTGTGGCTGCTGGAAGACGAAAGTGAAATGAGTGGGAGTTAACAAACGTAACTCCCT is a genomic window containing:
- the rnpA gene encoding ribonuclease P protein component, with the protein product MVKLAFPRELRLLTPTHFTFVFQQPQRAGTPQITILGRQNSLGHPRIGLTVAKKNVKRAHERNRIKRLTRESFRLRQHELPSMDFVVVAKKGVADLDNRALSEALEKLWRRHCRLAHGS